One genomic region from Lineus longissimus chromosome 6, tnLinLong1.2, whole genome shotgun sequence encodes:
- the LOC135489823 gene encoding uncharacterized protein LOC135489823 has product MSTEKKSRFKLKRTHFVNSDSFRGGPSPAEGAQPTPEQPVMSEVQSKVPPIIGESGDKATPGGSDLWDWDDTEKTGDDTGEKPAADSGEAANTRLAESAKPAADSGEATNTRSVESAKPAADSGEATNTRSVESAEPAADSGEATNTLSVESAKPANEPDRKTVVSLVDYEFDSSSAEDNQDVSSGDDKDADNALEKVQIEGNINCDDNGVEKGTSADLASRDEGNQLSHSGQGATCIDVTVNDDESTKLTRDEKEAEQISDKKGCNLTVEINKGTSGEAEVEDLEAEEPSSGGTTKSPGALTMQNLEILQKMAENLVVEGTEEKSVEEVPVESISVEDKVQMDVKSEEEENLDEVQGKDTTEELDKEGDVLKLETEGLPGGSDHVEREVEAMDVVSSAEDVANAVNQSDAESELPGGEVPIVAGEEDGEGKDTREELDEAGAEVQQEFDFVGGENGIEVENFESTVFEGDVSESESQRPSGVGSEWKSSLSAESSSDGPELASPGTTQKVWGALRSEVGDVVSDIDNEMDSFVKDFQPKEKSPDKETMLSQNDSVSNDQENADNSYSSLPKTFGGFKPRKRTFNVNFPIPESYRAVLRLSDVFTTMKHLTGSVYETPDIVRIDPLILKEKFGEEFVAGFFDSATSEDEDYILVSKKVTKASGGGHFEKNHVKKELPGDMSDGWSGSSKAVAKKNGRGRTPKMLKSVEKEPSVKKFQSENRAGDTQILQKTPVTKPKSSTSDFRERETDTPSSQVSQPEISFNYDNTPSVKLVGIFDSPSARLTPPLQKEREPVLTRLCHGGGRGTLNVDGGNFLLNRSKWWENIPKKKVKKVLNRSVGEASEVESTASFDSLGRVSPVSLSAVEERETKPKVVPVKKIPMAKKSTGGNKQSKLLGESQKPMLVKSEKKVPMVKEEPDKSRKKRPPKKRLVKDDNNIKNLFDLMSLGRLEIIVERCDAMLDSSVVIVKKEKGDNSFVDIEGVEESYKPLSESGRPRKKSKSPARHALLDSESDSCGGGVSSSDLGTKEVSYENFLKAECESSLSDGENSEHSDFEHRKRARLKKSSGSDVSIDGSVIDEKSAKKKPKSNIRHDKKDRSKNTLNFDSDSESDSFKMVMKKPSVNKIDKKRGRGRPRKDVGHRDADEKPKKKRKKLPVSGDELPDFSSTDDEIATDMKPRKFKAEFKSPKQGDKKVSTSRHFSSGLIGTCADFSSDEEKVGSNTATEGLKFQIAGLVDSPKLWGDDQEPPRQGHGVTRQDSAPIFIQCSKSTTSIPSNSDSDASLNEKKDSGTEKDKQNKKKLSRDTDAIQKKKEKSKAFDAVKKMGPKSKQAMKKSDSFDSVKTLGSKKLKLDKVIKSEALEERKKLDSKSKTKIPSKDEKQLVIKDLLQDSKGSSKKIASREVDWIPESGDSKTDKKVTSGSESDVEVVPSPPRPAAEVVKISSDSQDSDVDVHSIPTTESPAPFVDVEMGFSSENDDGADDVVMGDSPEQSEKEPGDRETLEKSDKDTKQKTVVSKETVKKESEQNLLKKLKISPVNVKLTRLNSDVRRILRKRKHMSIHRYEKLTGVIVQKKAHLERQSSTEKHKKVFGTETDKKSSLENLVKEQGKEAGLEKSSGNKSFLKSLQDEYDSSPERPAKDKESELEKKADGSSVESDPGFPGSDEEMAVLDEVGGDTCSSDDAAEAVSGASDKQSSDEEVKQKGKKRVLRDSDDDDEPAAPSADDKGKNSDEEAPGKKNTPEVEEKQEEDLKKSLKKEVADSRKKVSAKEESMKKLKMSRKKQKGSGSSLNDILFGGGPVFGENVTPSLSTFKIPKREEKGKKGAAMKEQADKRSKIDIVKEALEKTRMEERKRNLMKRKEQEEKAKEEQKKKRSRFDAAVDTPDRNQTRKASVMDRRGLSDNDRRENLDRRDSFGNRGNWRGGSDRRDAYGRRDVGNDSRRDSDPIKREPDQRNRFSDPRNVRDSNPRNSRDSHFNRGDSSRSPFGNVQGHKSRFDNPQTPNQTLNVAPNQNMGNVNYATPRTYKEYKESLMRGGSGPGSQPLSATPPQQDIPHRDVLTSTPRGVGAMRKRSPSPSRDQILRDGRNIRPVHNEHLTHRDVNRILQHEGMPDHNTGMPSPIEHSSPSDIGSHDFIGPHTPDMPEAEDMDKSPEMKASILSLLTGKSKQTDGYLSLGEDNVESDDDMDMQLKGFKRPLLPVKKGEQGRNEPGLRAHGSRDRDRLVLSAPDDEEHTEEWFDSIMATVGDTEEEEDVLSLYAPSECSLVNKGNRKWDTPPRRGGQESPLKGIMTPSRPGRGSEDDSHGHRSLSQESPSSQSSQEDTFPQQRAYARSMMSALQDQTAGTSGSHPMNMREFIQTSLRRREEGLAQARVQSLAQAKVNKIMQGLAPDDERALVRSAIYLKDNLDETVDMDVVRTALQNIKMKSLMEARANEHMGPQERSRERNPEGKTVDRNVAKSTLFALHAHKDPPKPLSPVYTTPASSDDRCSPALSDWSRHSEDSVKKSKENAAQNLAKTLNTPLMQSMLGFRNASDQGQGNSSNQSDSSNRDLSLPNRSKDVSVSGRSTPSIERDFNFPVLEEKPYEEDISGLRALLPKVLRPDVSNYKISKNIPKGHCYKFLKLGSCPNPHCSYSHVIPAEPVIGDIRACHRGNDLLGAAEAYAFLKAKCGKKEVRPDVVACMIEMCHKTGLIEMVFQVLLPDIKELKLLDTQLCDGLIAMCFPKHCQHLWEVFCFFKQCEEKAIPSKEKIFDLMKDLFMRHDFEKVLMVMQHWSTADIDFNPILDLALHSDAHLNGVVLVVDKLPKPCLVKLNTELLANLQERCLQCCHPHGASVLQAAITEITAGQKAPPAVILSPKNHVLTDLNDSLAQLLSVGKLKDALGIFQKMLTINNADKVAASACGIDMNFVFNQMLMAAVKNMDTRMLLMIFSIGNKGSTLNPQEAMYRLLIIHCVRTNNDGKADLLYKMSPAQKQSVVNIPRKLTFHSNLSLEEIRVILKAYMIDLCRLLRASGKLSSKNIEDFVIDVIVKKVDTNAGGVKVLAAIQNTVDAVNQRIIKVFRHMNPPIAAEVNLTSKKIDITPESVRVHLGALERLSTTSGKNIVFGAKGPQTPKTPGANASTTPKATPPAPGKPTPPGATPRI; this is encoded by the exons ATGTCCACTGAGAAGAAATCCAGATTTAAGTTGAAGCGGACACATTTTGTGAATTCTG ATTCATTTCGGGGGGGACCTTCTCCAGCAGAAGGTGCTCAACCGACACCTGAACAACCAGTCATGTCTGAGGTACAGTCAAAAGTGCCACCTATCATAGGAGAAAGTGGTGACAAAGCAACTCCTGGTGGTTCTGACCTTTGGGATTGGGATGACACAGAGAAAACAGGAGACGATACTGGAGAAAAGCCAGCTGCAGATTCAGGTGAAGCTGCTAATACTCGGTTGGCAGAGTCTGCTAAGCCAGCTGCAGATTCAGGTGAAGCTACTAATACTCGGTCAGTAGAGTCTGCTAAGCCAGCTGCAGATTCAGGTGAAGCTACTAATACTCGGTCAGTAGAGTCTGCTGAGCCAGCTGCAGATTCAGGTGAAGCTACTAATACTCTGTCAGTAGAGTCTGCTAAGCCAGCCAATGAACCGGACCGTAAGACTGTTGTTTCATTAGTAGATTATGAATTTGATTCTAGCAGTGCTGAGGACAATCAGGACGTTTCCAGTGGTGATGATAAGGATGCAGATAATGCTCTGGAAAAAGTGCAGATTGAGGGAAACATAAATTGTGATGACAATGGGGTTGAGAAAGGTACTTCTGCAGATTTAGCCAGTCGTGATGAAGGAAATCAGTTGAGTCACAGTGGTCAGGGGGCAACTTGTATTGATGTtactgtcaatgatgatgaaagtACAAAGCTAACCAGGGATGAGAAAGAAGCAGAACAAATTAGTGACAAAAAAGGTTGTAATTTGActgttgaaatcaacaagggGACTAGTGGTGAAGCTGAGGTGGAAGACTTGGAAGCTGAGGAACCTTCTAGTGGGGGGACAACCAAAAGTCCTGGTGCACTGACAATGCAGAATTTAGAAATTCTGCAGAAAATGGCAGAGAATTTAGTGGTAGAAGGGACAGAGGAGAAATCAGTTGAGGAAGTGCCAGTCGAGTCAATTAGTGTTGAGGATAAGGTGCAGATGGATGTCAAGTCTGAGGAAGAAGAAAATTTGGATGAGGTGCAAGGGAAAGACACTACCGAGGAGTTGGACAAGGAAGGGGATGTGTTAAAGCTGGAAACTGAGGGTTTGCCTGGGGGATCTGACCACGTTGAGCGGGAGGTGGAAGCGATGGATGTTGTATCTTCTGCGGAGGATGTTGCCAATGCCGTCAATCAAAGTGATGCAGAGTCAGAATTGCCAGGCGGTGAGGTGCCAATAGTTGCAGGTGAGGAGGATGGTGAGGGGAAAGATACTAGGGAGGAATTGGACGAAGCAGGGGCTGAAGTTCAACAAGAGTTTGATTTTGTTGGTGGCGAGAATGGTATTGAAGTGGAGAACTTTGAAAGCACGGTTTTTGAGGGCGACGTTTCAGAATCAGAGTCACAGAGGCCATCTGGAGTAGGTAGTGAGTGGAAAAGTTCCCTTTCGGCTGAAAGTTCTTCAGATGGACCTGAATTAGCATCACCTGGTACCACACAAAAGGTTTGGGGTGCTTTGCGAAGTGAAGTTGGTGACGTTGTAagtgacattgacaatgaaaTGGACAGTTTTGTCAAGGACTTTCAACCGAAGGAGAAATCTCCAGATAAAGAAACAATGCTTAGTCAGAATGATTCTGTTTCTAATGATCAGGAAAATGCAGATAACTCTTATTCTTCACTGCCAAAGACATTTGGGGGCTTCAAGCCACGGAAGCGGACATTCAATGTCAATTTTCCAATCCCTGAATCCTATCGTGCAGTTCTGAGATTGAGTGATGTGTTTACCACTATGAAACATCTTACTGGTAGTGTTTATGAGACGCCTGATATTGTTAGGATCGATCCCTTGATTCTGAAGGAAAAGTTTGGGGAGGAGTTTGTGGCAGGTTTCTTTGATTCTGCTACAAGTGAGGATGAGGATTATATCTTGGTGTCAAAGAAGGTCACGAAAGCCTCTGGAGGGGGGCACTTTGAGAAGAATCATGTTAAGAAAGAATTACCAGGTGACATGTCTGATGGTTGGTCTGGGTCTAGTAAAGCTGTGGCAAAGAAAAATGGCAGAGGTAGAACACCAAAAATGTTGAAGAGTGTAGAAAAAGAACCGAGTGTAAAAAAGTTCCAATCTGAAAACAGGGCAGGAGATACCCAGATTTTGCAAAAGACACCTGTTACAAAACCAAAATCCAGTACAAGTGATTTCAGAGAAAGAGAGACTGATACTCCGTCATCTCAGGTGTCACAGCCTGAAATATCTTTCAATTATGACAATACCCCTAGTGTGAAATTAGTGGGTATTTTCGACAGTCCTAGTGCCAGACTAACTCCTCCTCTTCAAAAAGAGAGAGAACCAGTTCTAACAAGACTTTGCCACGGTGGCGGGAGGGGGACGCTAAATGTTGACGGCGGAAACTTTTTGCTTAATCGAAGCAAATGGTGGGAGAACATTCCAAAGAAAAAGGTTAAGAAAGTTCTGAATAGGTCTGTGGGAGAGGCATCAGAAGTCGAATCGACTGCTTCATTTGATAGTCTAGGAAGGGTGAGCCCAGTCAGTCTGTCTGCCGTGGAGGAGAGGGAGACTAAGCCAAAGGTTGTCCCTGTGAAAAAGATACCAATGGCAAAGAAAAGTACTGGTGGTAATAAACAATCGAAGCTACTGGGAGAGTCACAGAAACCTATGTTGGTGAAATCAGAGAAGAAAGTTCCGATGGTTAAGGAGGAACCTGATAAATCCCGAAAGAAAAGACCTCCAAAGAAAAGATTGGTCAAGGATGATAATAATATAAAGAACTTGtttgatttgatgtcattaGGGCGGCTTGAAATCatagttgaacgatgtgatgCCATGTTGGACTCTAGCGTGGTCATTGTCAAAAAGGAGAAGGGGGACAACTCGTTTGTAGATATTGAGGGAGTTGAGGAGAGTTATAAACCGTTGAGTGAAAGTGGAAGACCGAGGAAGAAATCAAAGTCCCCTGCTCGGCATGCGTTATTAGATTCTGAGTCTGACTCATGTGGTGGTGGTGTCTCGTCCAGTGACCTAGGAACCAAGGAAGTAAGCTATGAGAACTTTTTAAAAGCTGAGTGTGAAAGTTCTCTGTCAGATGGTGAGAACTCAGAGCATTCAGATTTTGAACACCGGAAAAGAGCTCGGTTGAAGAAATCATCCGGATCAGATGTGTCTATTGATGGCTCTGTCATAGACGAAAAATCTGCAAAAAAGAAACCGAAATCGAACATACGGCATGACAAAAAGGACAGATCAAAGAATACTCTGAACTTTGATTCAGACTCTGAATCTGATAGTTTTAAAATGGTGATGAAAAAACCAAGCGTCAATAAGATTGATAAAAAGAGAGGTCGCGGTCGACCAAGGAAAGATGTTGGACACAGGGATGCTGATGAGAAACCtaaaaagaaaaggaagaaactGCCCGTTTCTGGTGATGAGTTACCTGATTTCAGTAGTACTGATGATGAAATTGCGACTGATATGAAACCCAGGAAATTCAAAGCAGAATTCAAGTCGCCAAAACAAGGGGACAAAAAAGTGTCAACTTCtaggcatttttcaagcggtCTAATTGGGACTTGTGCTGATTTCAGTTCAGATGAGGAGAAAGTGGGATCCAACACAGCTACGGAGGGTTTGAAATTTCAGATTGCTGGATTGGTTGATtcaccaaaactgtggggtGATGATCAAGAACCACCACGACAAGGCCATGGTGTCACACGGCAGGATTCTGCGCCTATCTTCATCCAATGTTCCAAGAGTACAACATCTATCCCTTCTAATTCTGATTCCGATGCGTCATTGAATGAGAAAAAGGACTCTGGAACTGAAAAGGACAAGCAGAACAAAAAGAAGTTGTCCAGGGACACAGATGCAATAcaaaagaagaaggaaaaatCAAAAGCATTTGATGCTGTGAAAAAGATGGGCCCAAAGTCTAAGCAGGCGATGAAAAAATCTGACTCGTTTGACTCAGTGAAAACGCTTGGTTCAAAGAAGTTGAAGTTAGATAAGGTGATAAAGTCTGAGGCATTGGAAGAAAGGAAGAAGCTGGATTCCAAGTCAAAGACAAAGATTCCCTCCAAAGATGAGAAACAGCTTGTCATAAAGGATCTTTTACAAGATTCCAAAGGTTCATCAAAGAAAATAGCATCAAGGGAAGTTGATTGGATACCTGAGTCGGGGGATAGCAAAACAGACAAGAAAGTTACAAGTGGGTCTGAGAGTGATGTTGAGGTAGTGCCCAGTCCACCGAGACCAGCTGCGGAAGTTGTGAAAATTTCATCTGATAGTCAGGATAGTGATGTAGATGTTCATTCTATCCCTACTACAGAGTCTCCAGCTCCTTTTGTTGATGTTGAAATGGGCTTTAGCTCTGAGAATGATGATGGCGCCGATGATGTTGTGATGGGGGACTCGCCAGAGCAAAGCGAAAAGGAGCCTGGGGATCGGGAAACTTTAGAGAAAAGTGATAAAGATACTAAGCAGAAAACTGTTGTCAGTAAGGAAACTGTCAAGAAAGAGAGTGAGCAGAACTTACTAAAAAAGCTAAAGATCTCCCCTGTCAATGTGAAATTAACCCGATTGAATTCTGATGTGAGACGTATCCTAAGAAAAAGGAAGCACATGTCAATTCACAGATATGAGAAGTTGACTGGAGTCATTGTTCAGAAAAAGGCCCATCTTGAGAGACAATCGAGCACTGAAAAACATAAGAAAGTCTTTGGAACTGAAACAGATAAAAAGTCAAGTTTAGAAAATCTTGTCAAGGAGCAAGGAAAAGAAGCAGGTTTAGAAAAAAGTTCTGGTAACAAAAGTTTCCTGAAGAGTTTGCAGGATGAGTATGACAGTTCTCCTGAGAGACCTGCGAAAGACAAGGAGAGCGAGCTGGAAAAAAAAGCTGATGGATCAAGTGTGGAGTCTGATCCTGGGTTCCCAGGAAGTGATGAAGAAATGGCAGTGTTGGATGAGGTTGGTGGTGATACCTGTAGTTCCGATGATGCTGCCGAGGCCGTCTCTGGGGCTTCGGATAAACAGTCGAGTGATGAGGAGGTCAAGCAAAAAGGTAAAAAGAGAGTACTGAGGGAttcggatgatgatgatgaacccgCAGCACCATCAGCTGATGATAAGGGTAAAAATTCCGATGAGGAGGCTCCTGGAAAGAAAAATACCCCAGAGGTAGAGGAAAAGCAAGAGGAGGACCTGAAAAAGTCACTGAAAAAAGAGGTTGCAGATTCAAGGAAAAAAGTTAGTGCAAAAGAGGAGTCgatgaaaaagttgaaaatgtccaGAAAGAAACAGAAGGGTTCTGGATCTTCATTAAATGACATATTATTCGGTGGCGGACCTGTTTTTGGAGAGAATGTTACGCCTTCTTTAAGTACATTCAAGATCCCTAAGAGGGAGGAGAAGGGCAAGAAAGGGGCTGCAATGAAGGAGCAAGCAGACAAGAGAAGCAAGATTGATATCGTAAAGGAAGCATTGGAGAAGACTCGGATGGAGGAGAGGAAAAGGAATTTGATGAAACGAAAAGAACAGGAAGAAAAAGCAAAAgaagaacagaagaaaaaacGGAGTCGCTTTGATGCTGCAGTTGATACACCTGATAGGAATCAAACTCGTAAGGCATCTGTTATGGATAGGAGGGGTCTCTCTGATAATGATCGGAGAGAGAATCTTGACCGGAGAGATTCCTTTGGAAATCGGGGGAACTGGCGAGGTGGTTCAGACCGACGGGATGCATATGGTAGGAGAGATGTTGGCAATGACTCTAGGAGAGACTCAGACCCAATAAAAAGGGAGCCAGATCAAAGAAATAGATTCTCAGATCCTAGAAATGTGAGAGATTCAAATCCAAGAAATTCAAGAGATTCTCATTTCAACAGGGGTGATTCTTCTAGGTCTCCATTTGGTAATGTCCAAGGGCACAAGTCGAGATTCGATAATCCACAAACACCCAACCAGACACTGAATGTTGCTCCAAATCAGAACATGGGCAATGTTAATTACGCAACACCCAGAACGTACAAAGAGTACAAGGAGTCTCTGATGAGAGGTGGGTCAGGTCCAGGAAGCCAGCCACTGTCTGCCACTCCTCCCCAACAGGATATACCACACCGAGATGTGCTGACTTCTACACCGCGTGGTGTTGGTGCCATGAGGAAGCGTTCCCCATCTCCTTCAAGGGACCAGATACTGCGAGATGGAAGGAACATTCGGCCAGTTCACAATGAGCATCTCACACACAGGGATGTTAATCGAATTCTCCAACATGAGGGGATGCCAGATCACAACACTGGTATGCCAAGTCCTATTGAACATTCCTCGCCATCAGACATTGGTAGCCATGACTTTATCGGGCCACATACACCAGATATGCCAGAAGCAGAAGATATGGACAAGTCACCGGAGATGAAAGCATCAATCTTGTCTCTCTTGACTGGTAAAAGTAAACAAACAGACGGGTATCTTTCCTTAGGTGAAGACAATGTAGAGTCTGACGATGATATGGATATGCAGCTGAAAGGTTTCAAGAGGCCGTTGCTACCTGTGAAGAAAGGAGAACAGGGTCGAAATGAACCTGGTCTGAGAGCACACGGTTCTAGAGATCGCGATCGCCTTGTTCTTTCTGCGCCGGATGATGAAGAACACACAGAGGAGTGGTTTGATTCGATCATGGCGACCGTTGGGGATacggaggaagaagaagatgtcCTGTCGTTGTATGCTCCATCGGAATGCTCATTAGTTAACAAGGGCAACAGGAAATGGGATACTCCACCGAGGAG AGGTGGTCAAGAGAGTCCACTCAAAGGAATTATGACTCCAAGTCGGCCTGGTCGAGGTAGCGAAGACGACAGTCATGGTCATCGATCATTGTCCCAGGAGAGTCCAAGCAGTCAAAGCAGTCAGGAGGACACCTTCCCTCAACAGAGGGCATATGCGAGGTCAATGATGTCAGCCCTGCAGGATCAAACTGCTGGTACGAGTGGATCACATCCAATGAATATGCGCGAGTTCATCCAAACCTCACTGCGCCGGCGAGAGGAGGGTCTTGCTCAAGCCAGAGTTCAGAGTCTTGCTCAAGCCAAGGTCAACAAGATCATGCAGGGTTTGGCGCCCGATGATGAAAGGGCGCTTGTGCGATCTGCAATATATTTGAAAGATAATTTGGATGAAACTGTCGACATGGATGTTGTGCGGACGGCActtcagaatatcaaaatgaaaagcTTGATGGAGGCGAGGGCGAATGAACACATGGGTCCGCAGGAAAGATCAAGGGAAAGGAATCCAGAAGGAAAAACGGTTGATCGAAACGTTGCGAAGTCCACCTTATTTGCTTTGCATGCACACAAGGACCCACCAAAGCCGTTGTCTCCTGTGTACACTACCCCAGCTTCATCAGATGATCGGTGCTCCCCTGCTTTAAGTGACTGGAGCAGACATTCGGAAGACAGTGTGAAAAAGTCTAAAGAGAATGCTGCACAAAACTTGGCCAAAACCTTGAACACGCCGTTGATGCAATCTATGTTGGGATTTAGGAATGCATCAGACCAAGGCCAAGGGAATTCTAGTAACCAGAGTGATAGCAGCAACCGTGATCTGTCGTTGCCAAATCGTAGTAAAGATGTTTCTGTTAGTGGACGTTCAACTCCAAGCATTGAACGGGACTTCAATTTTCCAGTACTGGAGGAGAAACCATACGAGGAGGACATATCAGGCTTACGGGCATTGCTCCCGAAGGTCCTCCGACCCGACGTTTCAAATTACAAAATCTCCAAGAATATTCCTAAAGGACATTGTTACAAGTTCCTCAAGTTAGGATCGTGTCCTAATCCGCATTGTTCCTATTCACATGTCATTCCAGCTGAACCGGTTATCGGGGATATACGAGCATGTCACAGAGGCAATGATTTGCTTGG AGCTGCAGAAGCGTACGCCTTCTTGAAGGCCAAGTGTGGGAAGAAGGAGGTTCGGCCAGACGTCGTGGCTTGTATGATTGAGATGTGTCACAAGACTGGTCTGATCGAGATGGTCTTCCAGGTCTTACTGCCTGATATCAAGGAACTTAAACTACTTGATACACA GTTGTGTGATGGTCTGATAGCCATGTGTTTTCCCAAGCATTGCCAGCATCTATGGGAGGTCTTCTGCTTCTTCAAACAGTGCGAAGAGAAAGCTATACCTTCCAAGGAAAAgatatttgatttgatgaa GGATTTGTTCATGCGCCACGACTTTGAGAAAGTGTTGATGGTAATGCAGCATTGGTCAACTGCCGATATCGACTTCAATCCTATCCTTGATCTTGCTCTGCACTCAGATGCACATCTAAATGGTGTGGTTCTCGTCGTTGATAAACTGCCAAAACCCTGTCTAGTCAAGTTGAATACAGAG CTGCTTGCCAACTTACAAGAGCGGTGTCTCCAGTGCTGTCATCCCCATGGTGCCTCAGTATTGCAGGCAGCCATCACAGAAATCACAGCTGGTCAAAAGGCTCCTCCG GCCGTCATACTATCTCCCAAGAATCATGTTCTGACTGATCTTAATGACAGCCTGGCACAACTGCTCAGTGTCGGGAAGCTGAAGGATGCATTGGGAATCTTCCAGAAGATGCTGACTATAAATAACGCTG ACAAGGTTGCTGCATCTGCCTGTGGGATAG ATATGAACTTTGTCTTCAATCAGATGTTGATGGCAGCTGTAAAGAATATGGACACTCGTATGCTACTCATGATCTTTTCAATAGGAAACAAAGGCAGTACTTTAAACCCACAAGAGGCTATGTACAGGCTATTAATCATTCATTGTGTTCGAACAAATA